Proteins from a single region of Pseudarthrobacter sp. NIBRBAC000502772:
- a CDS encoding GNAT family N-acetyltransferase, translating to MPVLIAPDVAYHASWLEGSAEFDGANRGGAGPVDWSLEELNDAPTFRRFVDARIKDALPETPRKPEHVPCTYLWIVEGHTFLGSLAIRHELNDHLLNEGGHIGYSVRPSARRRGHAAAALAHALPMARDLGIRRALLTCDEDNAGSRATIEKNGGVWEDTRNGKRRYWINTV from the coding sequence ATGCCTGTTCTTATCGCTCCGGACGTCGCCTATCATGCCTCCTGGCTGGAAGGATCCGCGGAATTTGACGGCGCCAACCGGGGCGGCGCGGGCCCCGTGGACTGGTCCCTGGAAGAACTCAACGATGCCCCGACGTTCCGGCGCTTTGTCGATGCCCGCATCAAAGATGCCCTGCCGGAGACCCCGCGCAAGCCGGAGCACGTGCCCTGCACGTACTTGTGGATTGTGGAGGGTCACACGTTCCTTGGCTCGCTGGCCATCAGGCACGAGCTGAACGATCACCTCCTCAACGAGGGCGGGCACATCGGCTACAGCGTGCGGCCCTCTGCCAGGCGCCGCGGCCACGCCGCGGCCGCTTTGGCCCACGCCCTGCCGATGGCCCGGGACCTGGGAATCCGCCGGGCGCTTCTCACCTGCGATGAGGACAACGCCGGCTCCCGGGCGACCATCGAAAAGAACGGCGGCGTCTGGGAGGATACGCGCAACGGCAAACGACGCTACTGGATCAATACCGTCTGA
- a CDS encoding glycerophosphodiester phosphodiesterase family protein → MFGQSIYASINEPLNAAFARRRPLIAVHRGTGLGTIAENTEPAITAALAQGADMVEIDVVESTDGDFFLFHDGYESMHFGIAQNIGTLSTAQILDLSYQWCTHQGAPYGVARLEDVLRSHPKTLFNVDRSWGSWPRLLPFLDRSAEPGRLLFKSPVDVELLDVLAAHPVKYPFAPIVRSHEEVLQVLAADGINTVGMELLAPSPDHEFADAGYLDWLHGQGLFALLNAINLSNRVPLFAGWDDEASVLGSPADGWGKLMTLGAGIIQTDWPGLLVPYRNRQQAALALAGAGTQ, encoded by the coding sequence ATGTTTGGACAGAGCATCTACGCCTCGATCAACGAGCCCCTCAACGCAGCATTTGCCAGGCGGCGGCCACTGATCGCGGTGCACCGCGGCACCGGGCTGGGCACCATCGCGGAGAACACAGAGCCCGCCATCACCGCCGCGTTGGCCCAGGGCGCGGACATGGTGGAGATCGACGTCGTCGAATCCACGGACGGTGACTTCTTCCTGTTCCACGACGGCTACGAGTCGATGCACTTCGGCATCGCCCAGAATATCGGGACGCTGTCCACGGCGCAGATCCTGGACCTGAGCTACCAGTGGTGCACCCACCAGGGCGCCCCCTATGGGGTGGCGCGGCTGGAAGACGTGCTCCGGTCGCACCCGAAGACGCTGTTCAATGTGGACCGTTCCTGGGGCTCGTGGCCGCGGCTGCTGCCGTTCCTGGACCGGAGCGCGGAGCCGGGCCGGCTGCTGTTCAAGTCGCCGGTCGATGTGGAGCTGCTGGACGTGCTCGCCGCGCATCCGGTGAAGTATCCGTTCGCGCCGATCGTCAGGTCCCACGAGGAGGTGCTGCAGGTGCTGGCCGCTGACGGAATCAACACCGTCGGCATGGAGCTGCTGGCCCCGTCGCCGGACCACGAGTTCGCTGACGCCGGCTACCTCGACTGGCTGCACGGGCAGGGTCTCTTTGCGCTGCTGAACGCGATCAACCTCAGCAACAGGGTGCCGCTCTTCGCGGGCTGGGATGACGAGGCTTCCGTGCTGGGATCGCCCGCCGACGGCTGGGGCAAGCTGATGACGCTGGGGGCCGGGATCATCCAGACGGACTGGCCGGGCCTGCTGGTTCCCTACCGCAACCGGCAGCAGGCGGCGCTGGCACTGGCCGGGGCGGGGACGCAATAG
- a CDS encoding LacI family DNA-binding transcriptional regulator → MPRTRTTAGDRSREDAEVPREGLKIRMEDVARAANVSRATVSRVLVGNPPVSAATRERVFRAVRELGYVPNAMAQGLSKRSSDLVGLLLRDPRNPAYGRLHSLVQEAVSGHGLELITAVPHWKEGAEDELAALRRMLGLRVGGLLVSTGVIKAADLEPFLDSVPVVSVGRVEDHPRIHGVSYNEDVHGAMLADKVASAGHRSVAVLIPTASVSTAENRRGRSMAVHLEGRGLTVHRIETDAFGQPEAGIARILDLVRDGGVTAAMFPNDIRAMIFLRAARAAGLDVPGDVSVTGCDGIIPGLDLIGLATLRIPVEQVAARGVDVLESLMSNRGGTQVRHEKFTGEFVPGATLGPAA, encoded by the coding sequence ATGCCGAGGACACGGACGACGGCGGGGGACCGGTCGCGGGAGGACGCGGAGGTACCGCGCGAGGGACTGAAGATCCGGATGGAAGACGTGGCGCGGGCCGCCAACGTGTCCCGGGCAACAGTCTCCCGTGTTCTGGTGGGCAACCCGCCGGTCTCCGCCGCGACTCGGGAGAGAGTTTTCAGGGCCGTGCGCGAACTCGGCTATGTTCCCAATGCCATGGCGCAGGGGCTCTCCAAGCGAAGCTCCGACCTGGTGGGCCTGCTCCTGCGCGACCCCCGCAATCCGGCGTACGGCCGGCTGCACTCCCTGGTGCAGGAAGCGGTGAGCGGCCACGGGCTGGAGCTCATCACGGCCGTGCCGCACTGGAAAGAGGGGGCCGAGGACGAACTCGCCGCCCTGCGCCGCATGCTCGGACTGCGCGTGGGCGGACTGCTGGTCTCCACCGGTGTCATCAAGGCCGCGGACCTGGAACCGTTCCTGGACAGCGTGCCGGTGGTTTCGGTGGGCAGGGTGGAGGACCATCCCCGGATCCACGGGGTGTCTTACAACGAGGACGTCCACGGGGCCATGCTCGCAGACAAGGTGGCCTCGGCCGGGCACAGGTCCGTGGCCGTGCTGATTCCGACAGCGTCGGTCTCCACCGCCGAGAACCGCCGAGGCCGGTCCATGGCGGTCCACCTGGAAGGCCGCGGGCTGACGGTCCACCGAATCGAGACCGACGCCTTCGGCCAGCCGGAGGCAGGCATCGCCCGGATCCTGGACCTTGTCCGCGACGGTGGGGTCACAGCCGCCATGTTCCCCAACGACATCAGGGCCATGATCTTCCTCCGGGCCGCCCGCGCCGCCGGCCTGGATGTCCCCGGCGACGTATCTGTAACGGGCTGCGACGGCATCATCCCGGGCCTGGACCTCATTGGACTGGCGACGCTGCGCATCCCGGTGGAACAAGTCGCGGCGCGCGGGGTCGACGTCCTGGAGAGCCTCATGAGCAACCGCGGCGGGACCCAGGTCCGGCACGAAAAGTTCACCGGTGAATTCGTACCCGGGGCAACGCTGGGCCCGGCCGCGTAA
- a CDS encoding VOC family protein: MEMRLEVVQVPVADVDRSKSFYTEKLGFVLDHDVEHIPGMRVVQLTPPGSAASIVIGTGMTSMKPGSLEGLQLVVPDIGAVRAELVRRGADVSEIQDMGGVQFAYFADPDGNRWVIQGATPSDVRDAHLNEPAS; the protein is encoded by the coding sequence ATGGAGATGCGCCTTGAAGTTGTGCAAGTACCTGTGGCCGATGTCGACCGGTCGAAGTCGTTCTATACCGAGAAGCTGGGCTTTGTCCTTGACCACGACGTGGAGCACATCCCGGGAATGCGGGTCGTGCAGCTGACGCCGCCGGGTTCGGCTGCCTCGATAGTCATTGGTACAGGAATGACGAGCATGAAGCCGGGCAGCCTCGAGGGCCTGCAGCTTGTGGTGCCCGACATTGGCGCGGTCCGAGCCGAGCTCGTCCGCCGGGGCGCCGATGTCAGCGAAATACAGGACATGGGTGGAGTGCAGTTTGCGTACTTTGCTGACCCGGATGGCAACCGCTGGGTCATTCAGGGCGCAACACCATCTGACGTCCGGGATGCACACCTGAACGAGCCCGCATCCTAG
- a CDS encoding PEP/pyruvate-binding domain-containing protein, protein MTYVNSLADMGAADIAMAGGKAVGLGGLLQAGLPVPPGFVLNTAAYSHFVEANHFDARIQELATLSPQASPKDYADASERIRTLVTAGTMPADIAAELGAAYGRLSDARLDDGGETAVAVRSSATAEDLAAASFAGQQETYLNVRGAEALSAAVIECWASLWTARAMAYRAREGIGPDSVRLAVVVQRMVEAEAAGVMFTANPANGRRDQIAISAAWGLGESVVSGSVTTDDLVVDAGTGTVLSRHTADKAVMTVYAEHGTREQPVAAARRRAPVLDDRAAAELARHGTRSADHFGAPQDIEWARTGDGFFILQSRPITALPEPAADTPDTWPVPYPKGMYFRASIVEQLPDPLSPLFADLIDGSVSRSLRALMNEAVGTNVIREDDVGLPTINGYAYYYYRTSGMWRVMGKALKAVRALARGQAHMGVAGWREFSHPRYERVIKDWSAKPVAELSGAELLEGVQALLDAGTVYYTAVQSVIPLAATSEISFGAYYDTFVRREGDPPALTFILGYDSEPIRAEKSLYDLAAWARGVPGLASAILHEPTTALAESQRTGFPPAGFSEPLWQLWRPRFQDHLRRFGHAVYNLDFASPVPADDPSALLGTVKFYLRGKGTDPHERQRLSADRREIATSRIFTRLGPRRRAAFLRLLRWAQNTAPIREDALADVGLAWPLLRRMLLELGQRLVDSAVIAEPADVFWLRHQELRSAVEFGLAAPGAPGAPAAVAITGADRPVRAAAVEERKMLWRGQVKAAAPQLLPESRWMEKAFGSMMPAGSQHQLGDIITGTGASAGRVTAPARVLRGPQDFALMEPGEVLVARITTPAWTSLFAMASAVVTDVGGPLSHSSIVAREYGIPAVLGTGVATQRLTSGQQIRVDGDAGTVTIEQPGPTQGP, encoded by the coding sequence ATGACCTACGTCAACAGTTTGGCCGATATGGGAGCAGCCGACATCGCCATGGCCGGCGGCAAGGCCGTGGGCCTGGGCGGCCTCCTTCAGGCCGGTCTCCCGGTCCCTCCCGGGTTTGTGCTGAACACCGCAGCGTATTCGCATTTTGTGGAGGCCAACCACTTTGATGCCCGCATCCAGGAACTGGCCACCCTGTCACCGCAGGCGTCGCCCAAGGACTACGCGGACGCCTCGGAGCGGATCCGCACCCTGGTCACGGCCGGCACCATGCCGGCGGACATCGCAGCGGAACTCGGCGCCGCCTACGGGCGCCTCAGTGACGCGCGTCTCGACGACGGCGGGGAAACGGCCGTTGCGGTGCGTTCCTCCGCCACGGCCGAGGACCTCGCCGCAGCCAGCTTCGCCGGGCAGCAGGAAACCTACCTGAACGTCCGCGGGGCCGAGGCGCTGTCCGCGGCCGTGATCGAATGCTGGGCCTCCCTGTGGACGGCGCGCGCCATGGCCTACCGCGCCCGCGAAGGCATCGGACCGGACTCGGTGCGCCTCGCCGTCGTGGTCCAGCGGATGGTGGAGGCCGAGGCCGCCGGGGTGATGTTCACCGCCAACCCGGCCAACGGGCGCCGCGACCAGATCGCCATCAGCGCCGCGTGGGGCCTGGGCGAATCCGTGGTCAGCGGGTCGGTCACCACGGATGACCTCGTCGTCGACGCCGGGACTGGCACCGTGCTGTCGCGGCACACGGCCGACAAGGCGGTTATGACTGTCTACGCCGAGCACGGCACCCGGGAGCAGCCGGTGGCGGCAGCCCGCCGTCGTGCGCCCGTACTGGACGACCGGGCAGCAGCCGAACTGGCCCGCCACGGAACCCGGAGTGCGGATCATTTCGGGGCACCGCAGGACATCGAGTGGGCGCGGACCGGCGACGGGTTCTTCATCCTGCAGTCCCGCCCCATCACGGCGCTGCCCGAACCGGCGGCCGACACCCCGGACACCTGGCCCGTGCCGTACCCGAAGGGGATGTACTTCCGGGCGAGCATCGTGGAACAGCTGCCGGACCCGCTCTCGCCGCTCTTCGCCGACCTGATTGACGGCTCGGTGTCCCGCTCGTTGCGGGCCTTGATGAACGAGGCCGTGGGCACGAACGTTATCCGCGAGGACGACGTGGGACTGCCCACCATCAACGGCTACGCCTATTACTACTACCGCACCTCGGGGATGTGGCGGGTGATGGGCAAGGCGCTGAAGGCGGTACGCGCGCTGGCCCGCGGCCAGGCGCACATGGGAGTGGCCGGCTGGCGCGAATTCTCGCATCCCCGCTACGAACGCGTGATCAAGGACTGGTCCGCGAAGCCCGTTGCGGAGCTCTCCGGTGCGGAACTGCTCGAGGGTGTTCAGGCGCTGCTGGACGCCGGCACCGTGTACTACACAGCCGTGCAGTCAGTCATTCCGCTCGCCGCAACCAGCGAAATCTCCTTCGGTGCGTATTACGACACGTTCGTCCGGCGCGAGGGGGATCCCCCCGCCCTGACGTTCATCCTCGGTTACGACAGCGAACCCATCCGGGCGGAGAAGTCGCTGTACGACCTGGCAGCCTGGGCCCGCGGCGTCCCCGGGCTCGCTTCTGCGATCCTGCATGAACCGACGACGGCGTTGGCCGAGTCCCAGCGAACGGGCTTCCCGCCTGCCGGGTTCAGTGAGCCGTTGTGGCAGTTGTGGCGTCCGCGCTTCCAGGACCACCTCCGCCGGTTCGGCCACGCGGTGTACAACCTGGACTTCGCCAGCCCGGTGCCGGCCGACGATCCGTCAGCGCTGCTGGGCACTGTGAAGTTCTACCTGCGGGGGAAGGGCACCGACCCGCACGAGCGGCAGCGGCTGTCGGCCGACCGCAGGGAGATCGCCACCAGCCGGATCTTCACCCGGCTCGGGCCGCGCCGCCGGGCCGCGTTCCTCCGGCTGCTCCGGTGGGCACAGAACACCGCCCCGATCCGCGAAGATGCCCTGGCCGACGTCGGCCTGGCCTGGCCGCTGCTGCGGCGGATGCTGCTGGAACTCGGGCAGCGGCTGGTGGACTCCGCGGTCATCGCCGAGCCCGCCGACGTGTTCTGGCTGCGGCACCAGGAGCTGCGCAGCGCCGTCGAGTTCGGCCTGGCCGCGCCGGGCGCACCGGGCGCACCGGCGGCCGTGGCCATTACCGGAGCCGACCGGCCCGTCCGCGCCGCCGCCGTCGAGGAGCGCAAGATGCTGTGGCGGGGCCAGGTGAAGGCCGCTGCCCCGCAACTGCTCCCGGAGAGCCGGTGGATGGAAAAGGCCTTCGGGTCCATGATGCCTGCAGGCTCGCAGCACCAACTCGGCGACATCATCACGGGCACCGGCGCGAGCGCGGGCCGGGTCACCGCCCCGGCCCGTGTCCTGCGGGGGCCGCAGGATTTCGCCCTGATGGAGCCCGGAGAGGTCCTGGTGGCCCGCATTACCACTCCCGCCTGGACCTCTCTGTTCGCGATGGCCTCCGCCGTGGTGACCGATGTGGGCGGCCCGTTGAGCCACAGCTCCATCGTGGCCCGGGAGTACGGCATCCCGGCCGTGCTCGGCACCGGAGTGGCCACCCAGCGGCTCACCAGCGGCCAGCAGATCCGCGTGGACGGCGACGCCGGCACCGTCACCATCGAGCAGCCGGGCCCTACTCAAGGGCCATGA
- a CDS encoding serine/threonine-protein kinase has protein sequence MVAESPSSIRTEVLGGRYRLGEVIGRGGMSSVYCARDENLGRDVALKLFAPQTPDADALKRQEAEITLLATLNHPSLVTLFDVGVDERVPEEPRPFLTMELVEGQDLRSRIRHSQVPLDELAVIGAGIADALAYVHGLGILHRDIKPGNILLVQTRPGEPLRAKVADFGIARIADATRLTATGAMVGTAAYLSPEQAMGSPLTPATDIYSLGLVLLECIKQSMEYPGSAVESAVARLHRAPRIPADLPAEWADLIRSMTAIEPLERPTAADIETALRQALVSPTSTPGGLAPETTRVLPAMPFRTPSVTAESPSPDLRARPVPGSDQPSRPRGTRRRRPARAGQKMRLPVLAILILVALAGGAAALTAGQAPESPPGVVPYPAVSGTLGDHLQELQKSVEP, from the coding sequence ATGGTGGCGGAATCGCCCAGCTCCATCAGGACTGAAGTGCTCGGCGGACGTTACCGGCTGGGCGAAGTGATCGGTCGCGGCGGCATGTCGTCCGTGTACTGCGCTCGGGACGAAAACCTGGGCCGGGACGTGGCGTTGAAGCTCTTCGCACCCCAGACTCCCGACGCAGACGCGTTGAAACGACAGGAAGCTGAAATTACGCTGCTGGCGACGCTGAACCACCCCAGCCTCGTGACCCTGTTCGATGTCGGCGTCGACGAACGCGTCCCGGAGGAGCCCCGGCCGTTCCTGACGATGGAACTGGTGGAGGGCCAGGATCTGCGCAGCCGGATCAGACACAGCCAAGTCCCCTTGGACGAACTCGCCGTCATAGGAGCCGGCATCGCTGACGCACTGGCCTATGTCCACGGCCTTGGCATCCTCCACCGCGATATCAAGCCGGGCAACATCCTCTTGGTACAGACCCGGCCCGGTGAGCCGTTGCGGGCCAAGGTGGCCGACTTCGGCATCGCACGAATCGCTGACGCAACCCGCCTGACCGCAACCGGAGCAATGGTGGGCACCGCGGCGTACCTCAGCCCAGAGCAGGCCATGGGCTCCCCGCTCACCCCTGCCACAGACATCTATTCGCTGGGGCTGGTCCTGCTCGAATGCATCAAGCAGTCGATGGAATACCCCGGCAGCGCTGTGGAATCCGCCGTGGCCAGGCTGCACCGCGCGCCCAGAATTCCCGCGGATCTCCCAGCGGAGTGGGCCGACCTCATCCGTTCGATGACGGCAATCGAGCCGCTGGAACGACCGACAGCTGCGGACATCGAGACGGCGCTGCGGCAGGCCCTGGTCTCGCCGACATCCACTCCCGGCGGACTTGCCCCGGAAACCACACGTGTGCTGCCGGCCATGCCGTTCAGGACGCCGTCCGTCACCGCAGAATCACCCTCCCCTGATCTGCGGGCAAGGCCGGTGCCTGGTTCCGATCAGCCCAGCAGACCCCGGGGAACGCGCCGGCGAAGGCCGGCTCGTGCGGGACAGAAGATGCGACTCCCGGTGCTGGCCATCCTTATCCTTGTTGCGCTGGCAGGCGGGGCCGCGGCCCTGACAGCGGGCCAGGCGCCAGAGTCCCCACCCGGCGTCGTGCCTTACCCTGCGGTGAGCGGCACCCTGGGTGACCACCTTCAGGAACTTCAGAAGAGTGTGGAACCATGA
- a CDS encoding ABC transporter permease, giving the protein MNTSVRKMLRSPLFLVVGAALLWFSAAFLVWPNVRLFGEVFMPDGEPSFRALDRLGSSRRAMDSLRNSFLLAVVLSVTVNLVGVFIVLATRYFDIRGARILYLGYATTLIYGGIVQVAGYKIIYGEHGFVTNLLAGAFPDMDRAWFTGMAAVVFVMTVAGTGNHLLFMTNALARVDFQTVEAAKMMGASTWRVLLTIVLPTIRPMLYAITILTFLGGLGALAAPQVLGGTGFQTITPMILTFANSPSSRDLAATLAIVLGVSTMVLLAVLNRMEKGGTYFAVSKVPTAMKKQKIGNRWANAAVHAAAYALLAVYVVPPLLIVVFSFTSASSISSGTLTWESFTLRNYALVFSDYKAFWPFLVSLGYGAFASVTVVAGMLFVARLLQQHRNKVTACIEFVLHIPWILPSTLIALGLIIAYDHASWIMGNVVLTGTVALLGITYVILKIPFTLRMLKAAFTGVPDQLEEAAAILGAGPLTTFRLVLLPVVLPTAAAIAALNFNSLLDDYDTAVFVSHPLYQPLGIVIKNATGEDTLNDGTALTFVYTVLLMLITATTMWLVYGRPSAGRRPASRRPASRRSASRRKRAAAEQPASTAVEPVTTQN; this is encoded by the coding sequence GTGAACACGTCCGTACGCAAGATGCTGCGCTCGCCGCTGTTCCTCGTGGTCGGTGCCGCGCTGCTGTGGTTCTCCGCGGCCTTCCTCGTCTGGCCGAACGTGCGGCTGTTCGGCGAAGTCTTTATGCCCGACGGCGAGCCGTCCTTCCGCGCCTTGGATCGGCTGGGATCCTCGCGGCGGGCCATGGACTCGCTGCGCAACAGCTTCCTGCTGGCGGTGGTGCTCTCCGTGACGGTCAACCTGGTGGGCGTCTTCATTGTGCTCGCGACCCGGTACTTCGACATCAGGGGCGCTCGCATTCTCTACCTGGGCTACGCCACGACGCTGATCTACGGCGGGATCGTCCAGGTGGCCGGCTACAAGATCATCTATGGCGAGCACGGCTTCGTGACCAATCTGCTGGCTGGCGCGTTCCCGGACATGGACCGGGCCTGGTTCACCGGCATGGCCGCCGTCGTGTTCGTGATGACCGTTGCCGGCACCGGCAACCACCTGCTGTTTATGACCAACGCCCTGGCCCGGGTGGACTTCCAGACCGTCGAGGCGGCCAAAATGATGGGCGCCTCCACCTGGCGGGTACTGCTGACCATCGTGCTGCCCACCATCCGGCCCATGCTCTACGCCATCACCATTCTGACCTTCCTGGGCGGGCTGGGTGCGCTGGCGGCGCCGCAGGTACTCGGCGGCACCGGTTTCCAGACCATCACACCCATGATCCTGACCTTCGCCAACTCCCCGTCGTCCCGTGACCTCGCCGCCACGCTGGCCATCGTGCTCGGCGTATCCACCATGGTGCTGCTGGCCGTCCTGAACCGGATGGAGAAGGGCGGCACATACTTCGCGGTCTCCAAGGTCCCCACTGCGATGAAAAAGCAGAAGATCGGAAACCGCTGGGCCAACGCGGCCGTCCACGCCGCCGCCTACGCCCTGCTGGCCGTCTACGTGGTGCCGCCGCTGCTGATTGTGGTCTTCTCCTTCACCAGCGCCTCGTCGATCAGCTCCGGAACCCTGACGTGGGAGAGCTTTACCCTGAGGAATTACGCGCTCGTGTTCAGCGACTACAAGGCGTTCTGGCCGTTCCTGGTGTCCCTCGGCTACGGCGCGTTCGCGTCGGTCACGGTGGTGGCGGGCATGCTGTTTGTGGCGCGCCTGCTGCAGCAGCACCGGAACAAGGTGACCGCGTGCATCGAATTCGTACTGCACATCCCGTGGATCCTGCCTTCGACGCTGATCGCCCTGGGGCTGATCATCGCCTACGACCACGCCAGCTGGATCATGGGCAATGTCGTCCTGACAGGCACTGTGGCGCTGTTGGGCATCACGTACGTGATCCTCAAGATCCCGTTCACGCTTCGGATGCTTAAGGCGGCCTTCACTGGCGTGCCGGACCAGCTCGAAGAGGCGGCGGCGATCCTGGGAGCCGGGCCGCTGACAACCTTCCGCCTGGTGCTGCTGCCCGTGGTGTTACCCACCGCGGCAGCCATCGCGGCGCTGAACTTCAACAGCCTGCTGGACGACTACGACACCGCCGTGTTCGTCTCGCACCCGCTCTACCAGCCGCTGGGCATCGTCATCAAGAACGCCACCGGTGAGGACACGCTCAATGACGGCACGGCGCTGACGTTCGTCTACACGGTTCTGCTCATGCTGATCACCGCGACCACCATGTGGCTGGTCTACGGCCGTCCGTCCGCCGGGCGCCGCCCAGCCAGCCGCCGCCCAGCCAGCCGCCGCTCCGCCAGCCGCCGGAAACGGGCGGCAGCCGAACAGCCGGCGAGCACCGCCGTCGAACCCGTCACGACACAAAACTAA
- a CDS encoding alpha-amylase family protein, with protein sequence MNEPDWVQHAIWWQVYPLGFVGAEKTATPDPAADHRLLDIVPWLDYAVELGASGLALGPIFASETHGYDTTDYFRIDPRLGSEQDFDTLVAEAHRRGLRILLDGVFNHTGRSFAPFQNVLARGPEADTASWFSLEWPDGAAPGVEPEYRDFEGHHHLVALNHNEPAVADFVVEVMEHWLRRGADGWRLDAAYAVPSSFWAPVTARVRSSHPDAYFVGEYIHGDYAAEVRSGGLDSATQYELWKAVWSSLNDANFFELAAALERHNALLGSYAPLTFIGNHDVTRIASKLTDAALVPHAVVVLLTVGGTPSIYYGDEQGYRGVKEDRAGGDDDVRPLFPSAPDQLSAVGRPIFAVHQELIGVRRRNPWLHRATTEVLQLSNEVLAYRIAVDADALVVALNLSPDTQRISAAGATSVVAGQATVDVGANAILVPPRGWAVLG encoded by the coding sequence ATGAACGAACCTGACTGGGTCCAGCACGCCATCTGGTGGCAGGTCTATCCCCTCGGTTTTGTCGGCGCGGAGAAGACCGCCACGCCGGATCCCGCCGCTGACCACCGGTTGCTGGACATTGTCCCGTGGCTCGACTACGCGGTGGAACTCGGGGCGTCGGGGCTGGCCCTCGGCCCCATCTTCGCGTCGGAGACGCACGGGTACGACACCACGGATTACTTCCGGATCGATCCCAGGCTCGGATCCGAGCAGGACTTCGACACCCTGGTGGCAGAGGCACACCGTCGCGGACTGCGCATACTGCTCGACGGCGTCTTCAACCACACCGGGCGCTCCTTTGCGCCGTTCCAAAATGTCCTCGCGCGCGGGCCGGAGGCGGACACCGCCTCCTGGTTCTCGCTGGAGTGGCCCGACGGTGCCGCTCCCGGCGTCGAACCCGAGTACCGCGACTTCGAGGGCCACCACCACCTCGTGGCGCTCAACCATAACGAGCCGGCCGTCGCCGATTTCGTCGTAGAGGTCATGGAGCACTGGCTGCGCCGGGGTGCGGACGGCTGGCGACTCGACGCCGCCTATGCCGTCCCGTCGTCGTTCTGGGCTCCGGTCACCGCGCGCGTCCGGTCATCCCATCCGGACGCGTACTTCGTGGGCGAGTACATCCACGGCGACTATGCAGCGGAGGTCCGGTCCGGCGGACTCGATTCCGCCACGCAATACGAGCTCTGGAAGGCTGTCTGGAGTTCGCTCAATGACGCGAACTTCTTCGAACTCGCAGCCGCACTCGAGCGACACAACGCGCTCCTGGGCTCTTACGCACCGCTCACCTTCATCGGCAACCACGACGTCACCCGCATCGCGAGCAAGCTCACCGATGCCGCACTCGTGCCGCACGCCGTCGTCGTCCTGCTCACGGTCGGCGGAACGCCGTCCATCTACTACGGCGACGAGCAAGGCTACCGGGGCGTCAAGGAGGACAGGGCAGGGGGCGACGACGACGTGAGGCCGCTGTTCCCGTCCGCTCCCGACCAGCTCTCGGCCGTGGGAAGGCCCATCTTCGCAGTGCACCAGGAGCTCATCGGGGTGCGGAGACGGAACCCCTGGCTGCACCGTGCCACCACGGAGGTCCTCCAGCTCTCCAACGAGGTGCTTGCATACCGCATCGCGGTTGACGCCGATGCGCTCGTGGTCGCACTGAACCTCTCGCCCGACACCCAGCGGATCAGCGCCGCCGGCGCCACCTCCGTCGTCGCCGGACAGGCGACCGTCGATGTCGGTGCGAACGCCATCCTGGTGCCGCCGCGGGGGTGGGCCGTCCTGGGCTAA
- a CDS encoding dihydrofolate reductase family protein, whose amino-acid sequence MSRVTCDLTISLDGFLAGPNQSPAEPLGENGELLHRWMFEEPEANAAAIEGILEAGAYIMGRNMFAGPGAWDEDWRGWWGEEPPYHAPVFVLTHQPREPLQMQGGTTFNFVTDGIESALARAREAAGSKDVAIAGGAQTARQYLSAGLIDELRLHTAPIILGAGERLLDGVGNLTLEPTEVSGTALVTHVRYRVIR is encoded by the coding sequence ATGAGCCGAGTCACGTGCGATCTGACCATCTCCCTCGACGGCTTCCTCGCCGGTCCGAACCAAAGCCCTGCGGAGCCGCTGGGCGAGAACGGCGAGCTCCTGCACCGGTGGATGTTTGAGGAACCCGAGGCCAACGCGGCCGCGATAGAAGGCATCCTCGAAGCCGGCGCCTACATCATGGGACGGAACATGTTCGCAGGTCCCGGGGCGTGGGATGAGGACTGGCGGGGATGGTGGGGTGAGGAGCCGCCCTATCACGCACCGGTTTTCGTGCTCACCCATCAGCCACGCGAGCCCCTGCAGATGCAGGGCGGCACCACGTTCAACTTCGTGACCGACGGCATCGAATCGGCGCTGGCCCGGGCGCGGGAGGCCGCCGGGAGCAAGGACGTTGCCATCGCCGGCGGAGCGCAGACCGCCCGGCAATACCTCTCGGCAGGGCTGATCGATGAGCTGCGGCTCCACACCGCGCCCATCATCCTGGGAGCGGGCGAACGGCTGCTCGACGGCGTCGGGAACCTCACGCTGGAGCCGACGGAAGTGAGCGGGACCGCCCTCGTCACTCACGTGCGCTACCGGGTGATCCGCTAG